A window of the Planococcus citri chromosome 4, ihPlaCitr1.1, whole genome shotgun sequence genome harbors these coding sequences:
- the LOC135842531 gene encoding puromycin-sensitive aminopeptidase-like — protein sequence MSVKKIFERLPTIVKPTVYDLFFKPDLNTFKFDGKSTVSLQILQPTSKIILNCVHINISQAQLKLASSGEILPAECSLNAEEETLELNFSTTLPAGDAQLSMDFVGELNNQMKGFYRCKYTAVAGKEDKYCAVTQFEATGARWCFPCWDEPSFKARFDITLAVDPDKVALSVMPVESEKITADGIKIVKFQRTPIMSTYIVAMVVGDFDYVEDKTSDGILIRVYTPPGKKEQGRFALHCATKVLPFYKDYFNIAYPLPKMDLIAVAELSFGAMENWGLITYRENYLLVDESNTSASTKQNVALIIGHELAHMWFGNLVTMEWWTDLWLNEGYASFDEYLCLAYLFPEYDAWTQFVTDSYNTAMELDSLKTSHAIEIPIGHPSEIEEIFDDISYNKGASVIRMLHGFIGDDHFRKGMNLYLTRHQFANSQTEDLWAALEETSSKPIKRIMPTWTEQKGYPVITIESSVQEADNTRTLVVRQSKFTLDVDDQDNEALWLVPISFSKRSNPTEACFSTILEDRQCKISIPNVSPSEWIKVNPGTVGFYRTNYTADMLKLLIPSIADKTLPPVDRLGILDDLFALALAGQCDAVQVLDLMLAMVEEDNYSVWSSITVCLQKFDNLLSNTKFGDLFDEYCLKLIKPISEKLGVNSKPGEAHLEKLLRSSILNSLVKFGDQKFLDYASRRFEEYYSSQKEISADLRAVIYKGVIAASGKPEYDSLIQIYKNSDSQEEKLRILSSFSSIKDADLIDEALKFTLSDDVNDAIATRGFISISSSKVGRDKSWQFLKENWSNIYSKYKGGFQLTGLIKCMTENFASDEMAKEIDEFFATKDKSGIEKTIDQVLETIRNNARWLKKDQELVKAYLEKLNL from the exons ATGTCTGTGAAGAAGATATTCGAAAGGCTACCTACGATTGTCAAACCAACGGTGtacgatttatttttcaaaccggACTTGAATACATTCAAATTTGATGGCAAAAGTACCGTTTCTTTGCAA ATTCTGCAACCAACCAGTAAAATAATCCTCAACTGTGTTCATATAAACATAAGCCAGGCGCAATTGAAATTAGCATCAAGTGGCGAAATTCTTCCTGCGGAATGTTCTCTAAACGCCGAAGAAGAAACGTTAGAATTGAATTTCTCTACAACTTTACCTGCAGGCGATGCTCAACTTTCAATGGATTTTGTAGGGGAACTGAACAATCAAATGAAAGGATTCTATCGCTGCAAATATACAGC AGTTGCTGGTAAAGAAGACAAATACTGCGCTGTAACACAATTCGAAGCAACCGGTGCGCGATGGTGTTTTCCATGCTGGGACGAACCATCATTCAAAGCTCGTTTTGACATCACCTTAGCTGTGGATCCGGATAAAGTAGCTTTATCTGTCATG CCTGTAGAAAGTGAGAAAATTACTGCCGATGGAATCAagattgtgaaatttcaaagaacACCTATCATGTCGACGTATATTGTTGCGATGGTAGTTGGTGATTTTGATTACGTTGAAGATAAAACTAGTGATGGAATTTTGATTCGAGTTTACACTCCACCTGGTAAAAAAGAACAGGGTCGATTTGCTTTACATTGTGCCACCAAAGTATTGCCATTCTACAAGGACTACTTCAATATCGCTTATCCTCTTCCGAAAATGGATTTGATCGCTGTGGCAGAACTTTCCTTCG GTGCTATGGAAAATTGGGGTTTAATCACGTAcagagaaaattatttattggtTGACGAATCTAACACATCAGCgtcaacaaaacaaaacgttgCTCTCATAATTGGACACGAATTAGCTCATATGTGGTTTGGAAATTTAGTCACAATG GAATGGTGGACTGATCTGTGGCTCAACGAAGGATATGCGTCATTCGACGAGTACCTTTGCTTAGCGTATTTATTCCCCGAGTACGATGCCTGGACTCAATTCGTTACCGATAGTTATAATACAGCTATGGAATTGGATTCTTTGAAAACTAGCCATGCAATTGAAATACCAATCGGCCATCCGTccgaaattgaagaaatttttgacgaCATTTCGTACAACAAAGGTGCCTCTGTGATTAGAATGCTGCATGGATTCATCGGAGATGAT CATTTTCGCAAAGGGATGAATTTATATCTAACCAGGCATCAGTTCGCTAATTCACAGACCGAAGATTTGTGGGCTGCTTTAGAAGAGACTAGCTCCAAGCCTATCAAGAGAATAATGCCTACTTGGACTGAACAAAAAGGCTATCCTGTGATTACCATAGAAAGTAGCGTGCAGGAAGCGGACAATACTCGTACTTTGGTTGTTCGTCAATCGAAATTTACTCTCGATGTTGATGACCAAG ATAATGAAGCATTATGGCTGGTTCCGATATCATTTAGCAAACGATCAAATCCGACAGAAGCGTGTTTCAGTACCATCCTGGAAGATCGTCAATGTAAAATATCTATCCCTAATGTGTCTCCTAGTGAATGGATTAAAGTGAATCCTGGCACAGTAGGGTTTTACAGAACTAATTATACAGCAGATATGTTGAAATTGCTAATTCCTTCGATTGCTGATAAAACCCTGCCTCCTGTCGATAGGCTTGGTATTCTGGATGATTTGTTTGCTTTG GCGCTAGCTGGTCAATGCGACGCTGTTCAAGTACTAGATTTAATGTTGGCGATGGTCGAAGAAGATAATTATTCTGTTTGGTCCAGTATTACTGTGTGTCTTCAGAAGTTTGATAATTTATTGAGCAACACGAAATTTGGCGATTTATTCGACGAGTATTGTCTGAAGTTGATTAAACCTATTTCTGAAAAACTGGGCGTTAATTCAAAGCCAGGAGAAG CTCACCTGGAGAAGTTGCTGAGGAGTTCGATACTTAATAGTCTGGTTAAATTCGGCGACCAAAAATTTCTAGACTATGCCTCAAGAAGATTCGAGGAATATTACTCTTCGCAAAAAGAAATATCAGCTGATTTACGTGCAGTTATATACAAAGGTGTTATCGCTGCTTCAGGCAAACCAGAATACGACTCCCTAATCCAA ATATACAAAAATTCCGATTCGCAAGAGGAAAAGTTACGTATCTTGAGTTCATTTTCGTCCATCAAGGATGCAGATTTGATTGACGAAgctttgaaatttactctatcg GACGACGTCAACGATGCTATTGCCACAAGAGGTTTTATTTCGATATCATCATCAAAAGTAGGTCGTGATAAATCGTGGCAGTTTCTTAAAGAAAACTGGTCAAATATTTACTCCAAATATAAG GGTGGATTCCAGCTAACTG
- the Moca-cyp gene encoding peptidyl-prolyl cis-trans isomerase 8 — protein MKTKRSRCFLDIEIADMTIGRIIVELYTDICPKTCENFRALCTGEKGLGATTKKPLHYKGSIFHRVVKDFMIQGGDFSAGNGTGGESIYGGTFNDENFELKHDIAFALSMANRGPNTNGSQFFITTQPMPHLDGVHVVFGKVVDGIDVVQNIESIPVTELSRPVQDVKISNCGELVLKSKHKDKRRERSDSSGSEKKRKKESKHKRKSEKKSSKKSKKHKHEKHSGNEEESKSKVNNSIADVHPLVSVTQIDPEEIPKDPENRFLNRFREEKDKENESKNKENESKNRENESNAVEIKKENENDEEKNNHRRRPRIRGYTRSGRVIKGRGALRYRTPSRSRSRSRTPIHWRQEERRIIKYSEYERREVERLEREAEIKRREEARKIRHEERERLLEIEEKERLARREARQKKNAEERKRSAEREGERRNSNSEHTERDRRRSVESNKNKSDSRNAPVHEDRSREREESRKTENNKNSLNEISTYSYHVESKWEEYDKKNKEDVAKNSKNADSESNKHDSNEPDRNRAHHDDKPRSKDRGKDEDDRKYKNSDSSKRKHNKERSEKRKKDSRAHSSDSVDSESDSTSSLSSSKSSSKKKPAPPIEEDTKKEDPSFQKSDNKRRNSRSSSVDEHKKYRDSRRDRSSPRKSYRSRDRYNDKRHRDDRRKRRSSSRSRSRGRTYRKKYDDRRDRSRDRNKRKYSSSSDSDASKRKHSKDDRGERKQSRDSSRDKPKLKEKFQSLEKARTARIRTNSSASESD, from the exons ATGAAGACGAAACGAAGCAGATGTTTCCTAGACATAGAAATCGCCGACATGACAATCGGTAGAATTATCGTCGAATTATACACCGATATATGTCCCAAGACTTGCGAAAATTTTCGAGCTCTATGCACGGGTGAAAAAGGACTCGGTGCAACGACCAAGAAACCGCTCCATTACAAAGGATCTATTTTCCATCGAGTCGTCAAAGATTTCATGATACAAGGAGGTGACTTCTCAGCCGGAAATGGTACCGGAGGCGAATCTATCTACGGTGGAACTTTCAACG atgaaaatttcgaattgaagCACGATATTGCATTCGCTCTTTCTATGGCTAATCGGGGACCAAATACAAACGGATCGCAGTTCTTTAT AACTACTCAGCCAATGCCACATTTGGACGG GGTTCATGTTGTATTCGGAAAAGTTGTAGATGGCATCGACgttgttcaaaatattgaatCTATTCCAGTTACTGAACTATCCAGGCCTGTTCAAGAcgtgaaaatatcaaattgcGGCGAACTAGTATTAAAATCTAAAC ATAAAGATAAACGTCGCGAAAGAAGTGATTCATCTGGTAGCGAAAAGAAACGTAAAAAAGAATCGAAACACAAACGTAAAAGTGAGAAGAAAAGCTCAAAGAAATCTAAAAAGCATAAACACGA gAAACACTCTGGAAATGAAGAAGAATCTAAATCAAAAGTTAACAATTCTATAGCAGATGTTCATCCTTTGGTGAGTGTTACTCAAATAGATCCCGAAGAAATTCCTAAAGATCCAGAAAACAGGTTCTTGAATCGTTTTCGCGAAGAAAAGGATAAAGAAAACGAGtctaaaaacaaagaaaacgaatctaaaaatagagaaaatgaATCTAATgctgttgaaattaaaaaagagaatgaaaacgacgaagaaaaaaataatcatcgtcGAAGACCTAGAATACGTGGGTATACTAGATCAGGCAGGGTGATCAAAGGACGTGGAGCTTTG AGATATCGAACTCCTTCGAGAAGTCGATCAAGAAGTAGAACTCCGATTCATTGGCGACAAGAAGAGCGAAGAATAATCAAATATAGCGAATACGAA CGACGCGAAGTGGAACGATTAGAAAGAGAGGCAGAAATTAAACGAAGAGAAGAAGCTAGAAAAATACGACACGAAGAACGCGAAAGACTGTTGGaaatcgaagaaaaagaaagattaGCACGAAGAGAAGCCCGACAAAAAAA GAACGCCGAAGAAAGAAAACGATCGGCGGAGAGAGAAGGTGAAAGAAGAAATTCCAATTCCGAACACACCGAACGAGATCGAAGACGATCCGTagaaagcaataaaaat AAATCTGACTCGAGAAATGCTCCTGTTCACGAAGATAGATCTAGAGAACGAGAAGAATCCAGAAAAACGGAGAATAACAAAAATTCCTTGAACGAAATTTCTACTTATTCCTATCACGTCGAATCAAAATGGGAAGAAtatgataagaaaaataaagaagacgttgccaaaaatagtaaaaatgcAGACAGCGAAAGCAATAAACACGATTCTAACGAacct GATCGTAATCGCGCTCACCACGATGACAAGCCAAGAAGCAAAGACAGAGGAAAAGACGAAGACGACAGAAAGTATAAAAATTCCGACTCTTCCAAACGAAAACATAATAAAGAAAGGTCGGAAAAACGGAAAAAAGATTCTCGCGCTCATTCCTCCGACTCGGTCGATAGCGAATCCGACAGCACTAGTTCGTTATCGTCTTCGAAATcgtcttcaaaaaagaaaccaGCGCCTCCGATCGAGGAAGATACTAAAAAAGAAGACCCTTCATTCCAGAAAAGCGATAACAAACGTAGGAATTCTCGCAGTTCTAGCGTAGACGAGCATAAAAAATACCGAGATTCGCGTAGAGACCGAAGCAGTCCGCGCAAATCGTATCGAAGTCGAGATAGATATAACGATAAAAGACACAGAGACGATAGACGAAAACGTAGATCTTCATCCCGTAGCAGATCCAGAGGTCGTACGTACAGAAAGAAATACGATGATAGACGAGATCGTTCTAGGGATCGTAATAAAAGGAAGTATTCGTCTTCTTCGGATTCCGATGCTTCGAAAAGAAAGCATTCTAAAGACGATAGAGGTGAGAGAAAACAAAGCCGGGATAGTAGCCGTGATAAAcctaaattaaaagaaaaatttcaaagcctaGAGAAAGCTCGAACTGCTAGAATTCGTACCAATTCGTCCGCATCTGAGAGTGATTAA